Within the Rosa rugosa chromosome 2, drRosRugo1.1, whole genome shotgun sequence genome, the region AATTAGTTGACCTTCCTCAAACTGTTTTTGCCTTTGTTGGTACTCGCGTTCGGTTTGTTCATAACATTTCTGCATTTGAACTCGTAGGCCATCCACATCCTGCTTATTGCCTTTTTTCTTAGCTAGCTTATGTGCTTGCTGTCCTTGAGGACGTGCCTTTCTTGATGACGGAAGCTCATCCTCAGTAGTGGTTGTTCCATCGTCATCCAAGTTGATATGATTAGGAACACTAAAGTGGTTTTCCATTGATGGcgttttcccaaatttttccGTATTTTTCAAGTATTGCCAACAATGGTCAAACACAAAATCGCAACCTTCCGAGTCGTAGTACGTTGATTTAACATTCATGAGCTACATATAAtattaagtaaataaaatattaaaaaaaaatttgcttagTATAAATCGATCAATAAACTATATAACAACATTTTACTTTTAACAACTAcatgagaaataaaaaaataatcattattgaacatatttcaatataattaCCTCATCCTCCATATTTTCGCCGCTTCTTCGTTGAAAGTG harbors:
- the LOC133732736 gene encoding uncharacterized protein LOC133732736; translation: MERTHSSCHARWKRISLACMKWRQALNKVGHFQRRSGENMEDELMNVKSTYYDSEGCDFVFDHCWQYLKNTEKFGKTPSMENHFSVPNHINLDDDGTTTTEDELPSSRKARPQGQQAHKLAKKKGNKQDVDGLRVQMQKCYEQTEREYQQRQKQFEEGQLIEQRAEDARTMQVDPSIFTPRKRSYWERKQQQIIDKEAETSSIPEQSQYPTPREGDNTGLTTYDPLGETSWM